A single genomic interval of Littorina saxatilis isolate snail1 linkage group LG17, US_GU_Lsax_2.0, whole genome shotgun sequence harbors:
- the LOC138952380 gene encoding histone acetyltransferase KAT5-like isoform X2, giving the protein MTIMAEAQIELIEGCRVPVLLSNGDGWHWAEILSKKDINGKPLYYIHFDDFNKRLDEWVPEERMDVTKAELPKKDAKTPKKEPQASKMTNGSRPASPELPNGASTSVLLPIGGISPAPSPIPGGGGGMGGGMTGGLNKKNNNLLNRKRKLEEDTDSQEGQFAPRQTGSMVAHHDDVVTRMKNVELIEIGRWRIKPWYFSPYPQELTNNPILYLCEYCLKYLKSNKCLERHLAKCLHRHPPGNEIYRKNNISFFEIDGRKNKAYAQNLCLLAKLFLDHKTLYYDTDPFLFYVMCEYDNRGYHMVGFFSKEKESSEDYNVACILTLPPYQRKGYGKLLIEFSYELSKVECKTGSPEKPLSDLGLLSYRSYWSQTIMEILLKMKPTEQGEQPSITINEISEKTSIKKEDVVSTLQHLNLINYYKGQYIITMNTEQVDSHERAMSKRIIRIDPKCLHWQGKDWSRRGKW; this is encoded by the exons ATGACTATTATGGCGGAAGCGCAG ATTGAGCTTATAGAAGGGTGCAGAGTTCCAGTTTTGCTCAGCAATGGAGATGGCTGGC ATTGGGCAGAAATTCTCAGCAAGAAAGATATCAATGGGAAGCCCCTATACTACATCCATTTCGATGATT TCAACAAACGGCTGGACGAATGGGTGCCAGAGGAGCGTATGGATGTCACAAAGGCAGAACTGCCGAAGAAGGACGCAAAGACTCCCAAAAAAGAACCACAGGCCAGCAAGATGACCAATGGCTCTCGGCCGGCTAGTCCTGAG TTGCCAAATGGGGCAAGCACCAGCGTACTTCTTCCCATTGGGGGAATTTCACCCGCCCCCTCACCTATTCCAGGGGGTGGTGGGGGCATGGGCGGGGGCATGACTGGGGGactaaacaagaaaaacaacaacctgcTCAACAGAAAACGCAAGCTTGAAGAAGAC ACGGACTCGCAGGAAGGCCAGTTCGCCCCTAGACAGACAGGAAGCATGGTCGCTCACCACGACGATGTGGTCACACGCATGAAGAATGTTGAATTGATAGAGATTGGTCGGTGGCGCATTAAGCCTTGGTACTTCTCTCCCTACCCTCAG GAGCTGACAAACAATCCCATTCTATACCTCTGTGAATACTGCCTCAAATACCTCAAAAGCAACAAGTGCTTGGAAAGACATTTA GCAAAATGCTTGCACCGTCACCCTCCTGGCAACGAGATCTACAGAAAAAACAacatttccttctttgagattGATGGTCGAAAGAACAAG GCATACGCTCAAAATCTCTGTCTTCTAGCCAAGCTGTTTCTAGACCACAAAACGCTGTATTACGACACTGATCCATTCCTCTTCTACGTCATGTGCGAGTACGACAACAGAGGATACCACATGGTGGGCTTCTTCTCCAAG GAGAAAGAATCTTCTGAGGACTACAATGTTGCCTGTATCCTCACTCTACCTCCCTACCAACGCAAAGGCTATGGCAAGCTTCTCATCGAGTTCA GTTACGAGTTGTCCAAAGTGGAATGTAAAACGGGGTCTCCTGAGAAGCCCCTGTCTGACTTGGGACTTCTGAGTTACCGTAGTTACTGGTCTCAGACGATCATGGAAATCCTGCTCAAGATGAAGCCCACCGAACAAGGGGAACAACCCAGCATCACCATCAA TGAGATTTCTGAGAAGACATCGATCAAGAAGGAAGACGTGGTGTCCACCCTGCAGCACCTCAACCTCATCAACTACTACAAGGGCCAGTACATCATCACCATGAACACGGAGCAGGTTGACTCGCACGAGCGCGCCATGTCCAAGCGCATTATCCGCATCGACCCCAAGTGCCTGCACTGGCAGGGAAAAGACTGGAGTCGCCGGGGCAAGTGGTGA
- the LOC138952380 gene encoding histone acetyltransferase KAT5-like isoform X1, which translates to MTIMAEAQIELIEGCRVPVLLSNGDGWHWAEILSKKDINGKPLYYIHFDDFNKRLDEWVPEERMDVTKAELPKKDAKTPKKEPQASKMTNGSRPASPELPNGASTSVLLPIGGISPAPSPIPGGGGGMGGGMTGGLNKKNNNLLNRKRKLEEDPASQARDHPPPPPPPRLLPNQVLLTDSQEGQFAPRQTGSMVAHHDDVVTRMKNVELIEIGRWRIKPWYFSPYPQELTNNPILYLCEYCLKYLKSNKCLERHLAKCLHRHPPGNEIYRKNNISFFEIDGRKNKAYAQNLCLLAKLFLDHKTLYYDTDPFLFYVMCEYDNRGYHMVGFFSKEKESSEDYNVACILTLPPYQRKGYGKLLIEFSYELSKVECKTGSPEKPLSDLGLLSYRSYWSQTIMEILLKMKPTEQGEQPSITINEISEKTSIKKEDVVSTLQHLNLINYYKGQYIITMNTEQVDSHERAMSKRIIRIDPKCLHWQGKDWSRRGKW; encoded by the exons ATGACTATTATGGCGGAAGCGCAG ATTGAGCTTATAGAAGGGTGCAGAGTTCCAGTTTTGCTCAGCAATGGAGATGGCTGGC ATTGGGCAGAAATTCTCAGCAAGAAAGATATCAATGGGAAGCCCCTATACTACATCCATTTCGATGATT TCAACAAACGGCTGGACGAATGGGTGCCAGAGGAGCGTATGGATGTCACAAAGGCAGAACTGCCGAAGAAGGACGCAAAGACTCCCAAAAAAGAACCACAGGCCAGCAAGATGACCAATGGCTCTCGGCCGGCTAGTCCTGAG TTGCCAAATGGGGCAAGCACCAGCGTACTTCTTCCCATTGGGGGAATTTCACCCGCCCCCTCACCTATTCCAGGGGGTGGTGGGGGCATGGGCGGGGGCATGACTGGGGGactaaacaagaaaaacaacaacctgcTCAACAGAAAACGCAAGCTTGAAGAAGAC CCTGCAAGCCAGGCTAGAGATCATCCGCCTCCGCCTCCACCTCCGAGACTATTGCCCAATCAAGTGCTACTG ACGGACTCGCAGGAAGGCCAGTTCGCCCCTAGACAGACAGGAAGCATGGTCGCTCACCACGACGATGTGGTCACACGCATGAAGAATGTTGAATTGATAGAGATTGGTCGGTGGCGCATTAAGCCTTGGTACTTCTCTCCCTACCCTCAG GAGCTGACAAACAATCCCATTCTATACCTCTGTGAATACTGCCTCAAATACCTCAAAAGCAACAAGTGCTTGGAAAGACATTTA GCAAAATGCTTGCACCGTCACCCTCCTGGCAACGAGATCTACAGAAAAAACAacatttccttctttgagattGATGGTCGAAAGAACAAG GCATACGCTCAAAATCTCTGTCTTCTAGCCAAGCTGTTTCTAGACCACAAAACGCTGTATTACGACACTGATCCATTCCTCTTCTACGTCATGTGCGAGTACGACAACAGAGGATACCACATGGTGGGCTTCTTCTCCAAG GAGAAAGAATCTTCTGAGGACTACAATGTTGCCTGTATCCTCACTCTACCTCCCTACCAACGCAAAGGCTATGGCAAGCTTCTCATCGAGTTCA GTTACGAGTTGTCCAAAGTGGAATGTAAAACGGGGTCTCCTGAGAAGCCCCTGTCTGACTTGGGACTTCTGAGTTACCGTAGTTACTGGTCTCAGACGATCATGGAAATCCTGCTCAAGATGAAGCCCACCGAACAAGGGGAACAACCCAGCATCACCATCAA TGAGATTTCTGAGAAGACATCGATCAAGAAGGAAGACGTGGTGTCCACCCTGCAGCACCTCAACCTCATCAACTACTACAAGGGCCAGTACATCATCACCATGAACACGGAGCAGGTTGACTCGCACGAGCGCGCCATGTCCAAGCGCATTATCCGCATCGACCCCAAGTGCCTGCACTGGCAGGGAAAAGACTGGAGTCGCCGGGGCAAGTGGTGA